The genome window GCGGTGGTGCTCGCGCGCCGCGAGCAGCTCGGCCACGAGGTGGTCGCTCACGCGCGCAGCCTACAGCCGGAGTCGGGCGCGGCGCAACCAGACGAGCGACCAGAGGAAGACCACGCCGGACGCCGCGAGGAGGACGGCGTTCGGCCCGGCCGCGTCCGTGGCGCCGAGGAACGCCGTGAGGATCGTGAAGACCGTGTTGTTGATCACGTGGCAGGTGATCGCGGGGAGCGCGCTCCCCGCGAGCTCGGTGATCCAGCCGAGGTAGAGCCCGAGGACGAACGCGAGCGCGGCGTGGATCCACTCGAGGTGCATGAGCCCGAAGGCGAGGCTCGTCACGAGCACGGCGGCGGGCGGCGGGAGGCGCTGGCCGAGCCGCGTCTGCATGTAGCCGCGGAAGAAGATCTCCTCCGCGCTCGCGGCGAGCACGCCGATCACCAGGACGGCCAGGAAGAGCTCGGGCCCCACGGCGCCGGTCAGCGCGTTCCGGATCGCGACTATCGCGCTCTGCTGCCCCAGGCCGACGAGGAGCGTCAGTGAGTCGAGCG of Candidatus Methylomirabilota bacterium contains these proteins:
- a CDS encoding CPBP family intramembrane glutamic endopeptidase — protein: LTVLAFNRPFEPLLLRLTPGWESGRMLFVTVVGMLGLGQALDSLTLLVGLGQQSAIVAIRNALTGAVGPELFLAVLVIGVLAASAEEIFFRGYMQTRLGQRLPPPAAVLVTSLAFGLMHLEWIHAALAFVLGLYLGWITELAGSALPAITCHVINNTVFTILTAFLGATDAAGPNAVLLAASGVVFLWSLVWLRRARLRL